A single genomic interval of Alistipes provencensis harbors:
- a CDS encoding TolC family protein: MRKAVKIAFVAAAMVPALALAQGERQMISLDEAIAVTLTENPAMKAAAYEERAAQQERRAAIGLRMPQINVTGAYAYMAKDIGFDFNDMKGPAKDLAGKILGSGMITDPTIIQGIQGLLNPMMNADWFLKVQDQSLGFVGGEVTLPIWMGGKINAANRAAKINEKSAVEQGNQTRNALISELVERYFGLALATQVVEVRQQVVEGVRKHLQDAIALEKNGMIAQSERLYVAFKMAEAERELANAKLQAETIASALSNTLGREKEWQPVTAMFILANVEELDYYQDLAQIRNPLLSQVSLKRQLAEEGIRAQRANFLPQVAAIGGGSFYNYQVAGLVPRWAVGVGVNIKIFDGLNREYKYSAAKQTARRVGELQNKAGKDISVLVEKLYNQLMNYRNQMTSIDASIAFAEEYLRMKNAAFLEGMSSSSDLIDAELNLAGIRTERLQAAYNYDLLLAQLLEAAGISDEFPAYARRNDAQAIHYDKK, translated from the coding sequence ATGAGAAAAGCAGTCAAGATCGCCTTCGTGGCGGCGGCGATGGTTCCGGCGCTCGCGTTGGCGCAGGGGGAGCGTCAGATGATCTCGCTCGACGAGGCGATCGCCGTCACCCTCACGGAGAACCCTGCGATGAAGGCCGCCGCCTATGAGGAGCGCGCCGCCCAGCAGGAACGCCGCGCGGCCATCGGCCTGCGCATGCCGCAGATAAACGTCACGGGCGCCTACGCCTACATGGCCAAGGACATCGGGTTCGATTTCAACGACATGAAAGGCCCGGCCAAGGACCTTGCGGGCAAGATACTCGGCAGCGGCATGATTACCGACCCGACCATCATACAGGGCATTCAGGGTTTGCTGAACCCGATGATGAACGCCGACTGGTTCCTCAAGGTGCAGGACCAAAGCCTCGGATTCGTGGGCGGCGAAGTGACCCTCCCGATCTGGATGGGCGGCAAGATCAACGCCGCGAACCGTGCCGCGAAGATCAACGAAAAGAGCGCCGTCGAGCAGGGCAACCAGACCCGCAACGCGCTGATCTCGGAACTGGTGGAGCGTTATTTCGGACTGGCCCTCGCCACGCAGGTCGTGGAGGTACGTCAGCAGGTGGTCGAAGGGGTGCGCAAGCACCTGCAGGATGCCATTGCGCTCGAAAAGAACGGCATGATCGCCCAGAGCGAACGCCTCTACGTCGCCTTCAAGATGGCCGAGGCCGAACGCGAGCTGGCCAACGCCAAACTGCAGGCCGAGACCATTGCCAGCGCACTTTCCAACACGCTGGGCCGCGAAAAAGAGTGGCAGCCCGTGACGGCGATGTTCATACTCGCGAACGTCGAGGAGCTGGACTACTACCAAGACCTCGCACAGATACGCAACCCGCTGCTGAGTCAGGTGTCGCTCAAACGCCAACTGGCCGAGGAGGGCATCCGCGCCCAGCGCGCCAACTTCCTGCCGCAGGTGGCGGCTATCGGCGGCGGATCGTTCTACAACTATCAGGTCGCAGGTCTCGTGCCCCGCTGGGCCGTGGGCGTGGGGGTCAACATCAAGATCTTCGACGGTCTGAACCGCGAATACAAATACTCGGCGGCCAAGCAGACGGCGCGCCGCGTGGGTGAATTGCAGAACAAGGCCGGAAAGGATATCTCGGTGCTGGTGGAGAAGCTCTACAACCAGTTGATGAACTACCGCAACCAGATGACCTCGATCGACGCTTCGATCGCCTTTGCCGAGGAGTACCTGCGGATGAAGAACGCCGCGTTCCTCGAGGGCATGAGCTCCTCGTCGGATTTGATCGACGCCGAGCTGAACCTCGCGGGCATCCGCACCGAACGCCTGCAGGCGGCCTACAACTACGACCTGCTGCTGGCCCAACTGCTCGAAGCCGCGGGCATCAGCGACGAATTCCCGGCCTATGCGCGCCGCAACGACGCACAGGCGATTCATTACGACAAAAAATAA